The genomic interval TGAAGGTGAAGCGATTGACTTCGCCGTCCAGGCGACGAAGTTCGATCGTGGCCTCGATCTCCGCGGGCTTGAGCGGCTGGTCGCCTTGGTAGGCATACAGCCGGTAATGGGGCGGCACGTTGGTTTCGAAGATGGTCACTTCGAGGGCGAAGTCGCCGTCGCGCAGCAGGCGGCCGCGGTGCGGGCCGCGCTCGAAATCGGCAGCGGCGGCGTGGCTTTCGGTTGGCTTCTCGGTCGATCCGAATTGGTCACAGCCGGAAAGGGCGAGCGACAGGGCAAGGACAACAGCGAGGCGGGCAATCATGGCGTGGTTTCCGGGGAAACGGCGGTGAGGCGTTCGACCTCGACCAGTTGGGTGTGATAACGGGCGGCGGCATCGATGCTGCGTTCGCGCAGTTCGAACAGCGTGCGCTGGGCCTGGGTGAGAGCGGTAAAGGAAAAGCGTCCGCTTTCGAAGCCACGGCGGGCGAAGGAGAATGCCTGCTCGGCCTTGGGCACGAGGCGCGTGCGCAGGGCCTCGTATTCGGTGCGGGCGTGCATCAGTTCCTGGTACATCCCGAACAGGATCTGATGACTTTCGGTGCGCTGAGCCTCGCGGCGCGATTCCAGCGCCACCAGCTGTGCATCGGCTTCGGCGACCGCCAGCGCGGCACGCGGTTTGCTGCCGAGCGGCATCGAGGCCGACATGACCAGTCCCTGATCGTTGAGTCCTTCGAGCCGGCGCACGCCGAGGCTGAGGTCGATGTCCGGCTTGGCGCTGGCCTCGGCGACCCGGCGCCTAGCGGCGATGGTCTCGGCCTCGAAGGATGCGTTGCGCTGGGCCAGGGTCATTGGCAATCGCGCGGCAAGCGCCTCGAAGGGTTCGACCGCGGGCAGCGTGCGCAGATCGCCGTCAACCCTGCCGAAGTCGGGCTCGAACGAACCCCAGCTCGCCGCCAGCGATACCTTGGCGCTGGCCAGCTCATGCTCGGCATGCTCGCGTTTGAGTTCGGCTTCGGCCAGAGCGATCTCCGCCGCGTGCAGATCGGATTCGGGATTGCGCGCCGCCGCTACCCAGTTGGCGACCTCACGGCGGATGCGATCGGCCAAGCCGACCTGTTCGCGCGCGAATTCCAGCCGGTGCTGGTCGGCCACGACCTCGATGAAGCGCGCCGTGGTCCGACTGGCCACCTCCAGGCGCGCGCTGTCGGACAGGTGCTGCTGGCGCGCCACTTCCGCTGTACCGAGCGCCTGCCGGGCGGCACGCTTGCCGCCCAGCTCGATGACCCGCCCCAGTCGGATCGTGGTTTCAACCGATCTCAGGGCGCTCGCGCTGCCGGTGCCGCCGAAGTTTTCCACCTCGCTCCCCACGACATAGGGAGTGGGGAGCCCTGCACGCTCGGCGCGGGCTTGCGCAGCGCGCAGGTCGGCCGCTTCGGCCGCCAGGGATGGATTTGAGGCAAGGCTACGGTCTATCGCCTCTTCAAGACGCAAGGGTTCGGCAGCGCGCCCATACGGGATGCTGCCGCAGGCCCCGGCAAGCGCCAGGGCCATCAGCCAACGCAATTTCACGGAAAACCTCCGGATAATCGAAAAACAACGCAATACGGGCTGTCACAGGCAGCCTCGGGAGGTTGTCAGGCGATCGGAGGTCGATAGGGGGGGCGAGGTGCCGCGGAGAGTGGCGTAGACACCACCAGGCAGCCAGATGTGGCACAGACGGCATCGCTTGGCATCGTCATCGGCAGTGCGGGCAGTGCCGCCGATGTCTTGCCTGCGTCGTGCACATGCAGCGCCAGGTCGCCCGTCGATTTTGCCGGAGCTGGGTGATCGGCATGCTCGAACGACCAGTCCGTGGCCAGTTGCAACGCGTGGTCGTGGTCATGAGCCCCGCCTGCATGGGCATGAATCCTCCCGGACAACACCGTTGCAGAGAGCATGGCCAGCAGCAGCAACAGGCCGGCCAGCCGCCCCATGGGGCGCCGGATCCAGAGGTGCATGAGATGGCGGAAGGCTTGGACGGACATGATGCGGGGGATGATGCCCTATCCCCGCAGGGCTTTACAACTCCGCGAGGAGCAGGCGGTTCGTCGTGGCTGCAGCGGAATATTCGGCAAGCTCGCTGCAGGCCGCGGATCTGGACCGCGCTGGGGGCGACGCTGCTGGCCTGTCTCATCCTGCTCGGACTTGACCGGCTGTTCCGGGGGCTGAGCGGGGTTCAGGAGGCTCCCTGGCCGTTCGCCCCGGGCGCCGCTTCGGCACTGCCGAGCTGGCGGACGGTGTTCAGGAAGGCGCGCAGGATGGGCGAGCTGTCGCCCTTGCGGTGCAGGCAGGCCAGCTCGATCTCGGCCTTGCCGCGGCAGCGCAGGGTGCGGTACTCCACGCCCGGCAGGCGCAGGTTGACGGTGGCCTCGGGCACCACGCAGAGCCCCAGGCCGCCGGCCACCAGGGCGATGCTGGTGGTCACGTCGGTGACTTCCTGGATCACTTGGGGCACCGCGTCGTAGTCGGCGAACAGCCGTCGCACGTGGCTGGCCAGGCCGCGCCGCACGCCGCGCGGATAGAGGATGAAGGGCTCCTGCAGCACCTCGCCCAACTCGATGGCGTCCCGCGCCGCCAGGGGATGCGTCGCCGGCAGCGCCAGCATCAGCGCTTCCTTGCGCACCAGTTCCTGCTCGATGTCCGGCTCGTCCGGCACCAGGCGGTTGAAGCCGATGCTCAGGCGCCGCTCGCGCAGCGCCTGGATCTGCGCGTCCTTGTCCATGGGATGCAGGGAGATCTCCACGGCCGGATGGGTGCGGCCGAACTCCAGCAGCACCCGCGGGATGAAGTCGAGGATCGACGAGCCGAAGATACCGATCACCAGGCTGCCTTTCCTGCCCTCGGCCAACAGGCGCGACTCGTCGGCCGCGTGCTGCAGCTGGGCAAGGATGTTCAGCGCCTGCTGGTAGAAGGCCTGGCCGGCCTCGGTCAGCGCGACGCGCTTGGAGTTGCGCTCCAGCAGCACGGCGGGAATGGCTTCCTCCAGTTGCTGGATCTGGCGGCTCAGGGCGGGCTGGGTGATGTACAGCCGTTCGGCGGCGCGATTGAAGTTCAGCTCCTCGGCCACCGCCACGAAATACTTCAACTGCCTGATTTCCAATGGATCACCTACTGGTTGAAAACGAGGGGGGGGCACCGATGCCTCCCGGGTATCGTTCGGTGATTGTATTCGATTGGACGGCATTGCTGCGGCTGTTTATCTTTACGCCACGACTTTGCCGGCATTCGGGAAACGGACAGGAGGAGTCTCGCCAGGTAGGGGCGGTGCGCAGTGCGAAGTGCGGGTCCGAGGCGGCAAAGCACCGCTTGGGTTTTATAAGAAAAACAATACCGAGAGGCCTTGAGTGATGGAGTTTTCCTTACTGAGAGAAAAGAGCGTGGTCTTCAAGGGTGCCGACCCCTACGACGTTTCCGGCTACGTGAACCAGCATGTCGGCGCCCATTCCATCCGCCTGTCGCAGTCCAGCCATCCCACTGCCGACCTGAGTCATCGCAAGTTCGGCGATCTCGACCTCTGCCGGATCAGCTACGGCGGCACCGTGCGCGTCACCTCCGAGGCGCTGGAAACCATCTACCACCTGCAGATCCTGCTCAAGGGCCACTGCCTGTGGCGCGGCGCGCGCGGCCAGGAGCACCATTTCGTGCCGGGCGAGCTGCTCT from Azotobacter salinestris carries:
- a CDS encoding TolC family protein, which gives rise to MKLRWLMALALAGACGSIPYGRAAEPLRLEEAIDRSLASNPSLAAEAADLRAAQARAERAGLPTPYVVGSEVENFGGTGSASALRSVETTIRLGRVIELGGKRAARQALGTAEVARQQHLSDSARLEVASRTTARFIEVVADQHRLEFAREQVGLADRIRREVANWVAAARNPESDLHAAEIALAEAELKREHAEHELASAKVSLAASWGSFEPDFGRVDGDLRTLPAVEPFEALAARLPMTLAQRNASFEAETIAARRRVAEASAKPDIDLSLGVRRLEGLNDQGLVMSASMPLGSKPRAALAVAEADAQLVALESRREAQRTESHQILFGMYQELMHARTEYEALRTRLVPKAEQAFSFARRGFESGRFSFTALTQAQRTLFELRERSIDAAARYHTQLVEVERLTAVSPETTP
- a CDS encoding LysR substrate-binding domain-containing protein yields the protein MKYFVAVAEELNFNRAAERLYITQPALSRQIQQLEEAIPAVLLERNSKRVALTEAGQAFYQQALNILAQLQHAADESRLLAEGRKGSLVIGIFGSSILDFIPRVLLEFGRTHPAVEISLHPMDKDAQIQALRERRLSIGFNRLVPDEPDIEQELVRKEALMLALPATHPLAARDAIELGEVLQEPFILYPRGVRRGLASHVRRLFADYDAVPQVIQEVTDVTTSIALVAGGLGLCVVPEATVNLRLPGVEYRTLRCRGKAEIELACLHRKGDSSPILRAFLNTVRQLGSAEAAPGANGQGAS